One Polypterus senegalus isolate Bchr_013 chromosome 10, ASM1683550v1, whole genome shotgun sequence DNA segment encodes these proteins:
- the LOC120536385 gene encoding natural cytotoxicity triggering receptor 3 ligand 1-like translates to MSIIIEKPETVKRKEKRKKEENGGCGGKAGSSEESVFLSLADDLLLTPQSATRLIGQRLELNCSLNKEKNCKRPQFFWRHRHIHLNSSEEAEKDIRGKGRFSISTESLSSSLVITDLKVTDSGYFNCSVLCMTIKKEFIWKSSQLEMRAVPKLDLHYQTSSENPNILHLTCSAVGFYPPNITLFWDHSLHEVTHSILPDNPTLLQDGTYNISSILHVKTSLWSPGEEIGCVVNHSSLTRPLRKNITREGDLQENKNWPWYFLLLFTFPLLICAFLSVKRCRAHTKRDVPVHCAEVKFEKEDEICYASIQHTKQTKQDKKKERLCAQKADQFSPAKRKQKSSMNEDTVNYATLNFSHGRKI, encoded by the exons GTGTCTTCTTGAGTTTAGCTGACGATCTCCTCCTCACCCCCCAGTCGGCCACTCGACTGATCGGACAGAGACTTGAATTAAACTGTAgcctaaataaagagaaaaactgcAAACGTCCCCAGTTCTTCTGGCGGCACAGACACATTCATCTAAACAGCAGTGAAGAAGCGGAAAAGGATATTCGAGGTAAAGGACGGTTTTCAATCAGCACTGAGTCGCTATCGAGCTCTCTGGTCATCACGGACTTGAAGGTTACAGATTCTGGTTACTTCAACTGTTCTGTGCTGTGTATGACGATTAAAAAGGAATTCATATGGAAGAGCTCACAACTGGAGATGAGAG CTGTCCCCAAACTGGACCTCCATTACCAGACATCAAGTGAAAACCCCAACATCCTCCACCTGACCTGCAGTGCTGTGGGCTTTTATCCTCCCAATATAACCCTGTTTTGGGACCACTCACTTCATGAAGTAACCCACTCCATTCTGCCAGACAACCCCACACTCCTTCAGGATGGCACCTACAACATCAGCTCCATTCTGCATGTCAAGACTTCTCTATGGAGCCCTGGGGAAGAAATCGGGTGTGTGGTGAACCACAGCTCTCTGACACGGCCACTGAGGAAGAACATCACACGAGAAG gtgatttacaagaaaataaaaactggccCTGGTATTTTCtccttctttttacttttccacTTCTCATTTGTGCATTTTTGTCAGTGAAGAGGTGCAGGGCTCATACAAAAAGAG ATGTGCCTGTGCATTGTGCTGAAGTGAAATTTGAAAAG GAGGATGAGATCTGCTATGCTTCAATTCagcacacaaaacaaacaaagcaagataagaagaaagaaagattatGTGCACAAAAAGCAGACCAGTTCTCACCTGCCAAGAGGAAACAGAAGTCTAGCATGAACGAGGACACTGTGAACTATGCCACCTTAAACTTCAGCCACGGCCGGAAAATTTAA